From a single Apium graveolens cultivar Ventura chromosome 2, ASM990537v1, whole genome shotgun sequence genomic region:
- the LOC141706542 gene encoding gamma-glutamyl hydrolase 1-like has product MSNYILISTLFYLLTQLTSTQSESTLLLPSESTRACPSLNPNLNYRPVIGILSHPGDGASGRLNNDTNASYIAASYVKFVESAGARVIPLVYNEPSHIIQQKLELVNGFLFTGGWCKEGLYFDVVDNIFKKILEKNDAGHHFPLLSICLGFELVSMIVSKDRNILEDFSASNQASKLEFMQNINIEGTVFGRFSQDLLRKLSTDCLAMQNHKYGISPEKFQGNADLNSFFEILTTTSDENDKVYVSTVQARNYPVTAPQWHPEKNAFEWASNMIPHSEDAIQVTQNVANYFVSEARKSSNRPPAQTVLDNLIYNYRPSFCGIAGKGYDEVYIFT; this is encoded by the exons ATGTCTAATTACATCTTGATCTCAACACTCTTCTACTTACTAACTCAACTCACCTCAACTCAATCCGAGTCAACTCTACTCCTCCCCAGCGAGTCAACTCGTGCTTGTCCTTCACTCAATCCTAACCTCAATTACCGTCCGGTCATCGGAATTCTATCTCATCCCGGCGACGGCGCTTCAGGTCGGCTAAATAATGATACGAATGCTTCGTATATTGCCGCTTCTTATGTCAAGTTCGTTGAATCCGCTGGCGCTAGAGTTATTCCTCTCGTTTATAACGAGCCTTCTCATATTATTCAACAA AAACTTGAGCTGGTCAACGGTTTTTTATTTACTGGAGGGTGGTGCAAAGAGGGACTTTATTTTGATGTTGTCGATAATATATTTAAG AAAATATTGGAGAAGAATGACGCAGGACATCATTTTCCTTTGCTTTCCATCTGCTTAGGTTTTGAACTTGTATCGATGATTGTCAGTAAG GACAGAAACATCCTCGAAGACTTTAGCGCATCAAATCAAGCTTCAAAACTAGAGTTTATGCAAAACATAAACATAGAAGGAACAGTATTTGGAAG GTTTTCTCAAGATTTGCTCAGAAAGCTAAGTACTGATTGTTTAGCAATGCAAAACCATAAG TATGGCATATCACCTGAAAAGTTTCAAGGCAATGCAGATCTAAATAGCTTCTTCGAGATACTCACAACTACTTCTGATGAAAATGATAAG GTTTATGTGTCAACAGTGCAAGCACGCAACTATCCCGTGACTGCTCCTCAGTGGCACCCAGAg AAAAATGCTTTTGAATGGGCCTCAAATATGATCCCACACTCGGAGGATGCCATTCAAGTTACTCAAAATGTTGCAAATTATTTTGTGAG CGAGGCGAGGAAGTCATCAAACAGGCCTCCTGCTCAGACAGTTCTTGACAACCTTATTTACAATTACCGTCCAAGTTTCTGCGGGATAGCTGG GAAAGGATATGACGAGGTTTACATATTCACCTAG